A region of Myxococcales bacterium DNA encodes the following proteins:
- a CDS encoding fibro-slime domain-containing protein, with protein MAQRRWRSLSIGLALAVGGIVAACGDASLPAGVGPGGAAGPACAVPAEGCGCSPGAVTECGVEVRGDENFIWCEKGTRTCSAGKWGACVGSGQVSVKSRPASLASAPAAPGGMRLANLGSQVTCGSLGLNPCDPYCQVTSDTPGGFNPGPGFGSSGGGIVVLATCGSGTLSGGEECDDGNSADGDGCSSLCIVEAGFQCPTPGAPCVASTCGNGVKEGAERCDDGNTIPYDGCSPTCQREASCPGGGECVAVCGDGLKFPTEACDDGNTTDGDGCSATCAVEAGATCVTLNSGLPPTIDVPIIYRDFTPATNPDFEGGYGGAQTGIVQPQLAPDGTPQFLATKGVITNAASFFQWYHDVPPNNQTIYDAITFTKQPDNSYRYTNVNFFPLTGKGFGNYLSTGKNFHFTSQLRYPFTFAGGEALNFAGDDDVWVFINGRLVVDLGGIHGPLAGSVTLTPAVAAANGLVVGRTYAISVFQAERHVTGSNYVLSLAGFERARSACSFPGGQTIIRDYAATCPPGHVAKWQLFQWRAAVPSGGKIDFRAATAATQAALPPGPGPAPLTVGIGTADAVNSPLLGPVLWRNEVDGFAQPVPVSQSLRTEAGVGSQSWLRVYMSFTTGAGSPRLDEWRQLYDCAPDE; from the coding sequence ATGGCCCAACGTCGCTGGCGCTCCCTGTCGATCGGACTGGCCCTCGCCGTGGGAGGGATCGTCGCCGCGTGCGGCGATGCGTCGCTGCCCGCGGGGGTGGGCCCCGGAGGCGCGGCCGGACCCGCGTGTGCCGTGCCCGCCGAGGGCTGCGGGTGCTCCCCCGGCGCCGTGACCGAGTGCGGGGTCGAGGTCAGGGGCGACGAGAACTTCATTTGGTGCGAGAAGGGCACCCGCACTTGCAGCGCGGGCAAGTGGGGGGCGTGTGTTGGCTCGGGGCAGGTCTCGGTGAAGTCCCGGCCGGCCTCCCTCGCCTCAGCGCCCGCGGCACCGGGTGGTATGCGTCTCGCCAACCTGGGGAGCCAGGTCACCTGCGGGTCCCTCGGGCTCAACCCCTGCGATCCGTACTGTCAGGTCACGAGCGACACGCCGGGCGGCTTCAACCCCGGCCCGGGGTTCGGCTCGTCGGGCGGTGGCATCGTGGTGCTCGCGACGTGCGGTAGCGGCACGTTGAGTGGCGGCGAGGAGTGCGACGACGGCAACAGCGCGGACGGCGACGGCTGCTCGAGCCTGTGCATCGTCGAGGCGGGCTTCCAGTGCCCCACGCCCGGAGCGCCCTGCGTGGCGAGCACCTGCGGCAACGGGGTGAAGGAGGGCGCGGAGCGGTGTGACGACGGCAACACGATCCCGTACGACGGGTGCTCGCCCACGTGCCAGCGCGAGGCCAGCTGCCCCGGGGGTGGCGAGTGCGTCGCCGTGTGCGGCGACGGGCTCAAGTTCCCTACGGAGGCGTGCGACGACGGCAACACGACCGACGGCGACGGCTGCTCCGCCACCTGCGCGGTCGAGGCGGGCGCCACGTGCGTGACCCTCAACTCGGGATTGCCGCCCACCATCGACGTGCCGATCATTTATCGAGACTTCACGCCGGCGACGAACCCCGACTTCGAAGGAGGCTACGGGGGCGCGCAGACCGGGATCGTGCAGCCGCAGCTCGCGCCCGACGGGACTCCCCAGTTTCTCGCCACGAAGGGGGTCATCACGAACGCCGCGTCGTTCTTTCAATGGTACCACGACGTCCCGCCGAACAACCAGACCATCTACGACGCGATCACCTTCACGAAGCAGCCGGACAACTCGTATCGCTACACGAACGTGAACTTCTTCCCGCTCACCGGGAAGGGCTTTGGAAATTACTTGTCCACCGGCAAGAACTTCCATTTCACGAGCCAGCTTCGCTATCCGTTCACCTTCGCGGGGGGCGAGGCGCTCAATTTTGCGGGTGACGACGACGTGTGGGTGTTCATCAACGGCCGGCTGGTCGTCGACCTCGGCGGTATCCATGGCCCGCTCGCAGGGAGCGTCACGCTCACGCCCGCGGTCGCGGCCGCGAACGGTCTCGTCGTGGGCCGCACTTACGCCATCTCGGTCTTTCAGGCCGAGCGACACGTCACGGGCAGCAACTACGTGCTCTCCCTCGCGGGCTTCGAGCGCGCGCGGTCGGCGTGCTCGTTCCCTGGCGGCCAGACGATCATTCGCGACTACGCCGCCACCTGCCCGCCCGGCCACGTGGCGAAGTGGCAGCTCTTCCAGTGGCGCGCGGCCGTGCCCAGCGGCGGAAAGATCGACTTCCGCGCGGCGACGGCGGCCACGCAGGCCGCGCTCCCGCCCGGGCCGGGGCCCGCGCCCCTGACCGTCGGGATTGGCACCGCCGACGCCGTGAACAGCCCGCTGCTCGGGCCCGTTCTGTGGCGCAACGAGGTCGACGGCTTCGCGCAGCCGGTGCCGGTCTCGCAGAGTCTCCGCACCGAGGCCGGTGTTGGCTCGCAGTCGTGGCTCCGCGTCTACATGTCGTTCACGACCGGGGCAGGCTCGCCGCGCCTCGACGAGTGGCGACAGCTCTACGACTGCGCGCCCGACGAGTAG
- a CDS encoding radical SAM protein, with protein sequence MFREAASPVRAPSTWTLRVSVLDRCQYRCPYCRPGAVAPYVEQASRLTADDYASLAPLFAARGVTKVRFTGGEPLLRRDLPAVVAAFRRGAPEATLALTTNGQHLAERLPALAEAGITRATVHVDSLRPERYRALMGDGDVGEVLAATLAAHDLLAEVKLNVVVQRGHNDDELGDFLAWSRKTGVEVRFIELMNTGSAAEYTRSVFMTGQAIADALAAHGGATPVPRREASAPAARFRADDGLEFGIIASDTQPFCADCNRMRLSAEGRLLGCLYESGGIDLRGALAGGDAAELGARLDRGFSGKRSHHPDVDVDRVPFSMAQTGG encoded by the coding sequence ATGTTCCGCGAAGCCGCGTCGCCGGTTCGCGCGCCGTCGACGTGGACGCTCCGCGTGAGCGTGCTCGACCGCTGCCAGTACCGGTGCCCCTACTGCCGCCCGGGCGCGGTGGCGCCGTACGTCGAGCAGGCCTCGCGACTCACCGCGGACGACTACGCCTCGCTCGCGCCGCTCTTCGCCGCGCGCGGCGTCACCAAGGTGCGCTTCACCGGCGGCGAGCCGCTGCTCCGCCGCGATCTTCCGGCGGTCGTGGCGGCCTTTCGGCGCGGCGCGCCCGAGGCGACGCTCGCGCTCACGACCAACGGCCAACACCTCGCCGAGCGCCTCCCCGCGCTGGCCGAGGCCGGCATCACCCGCGCGACCGTTCACGTCGACAGCCTGCGACCCGAGCGCTACCGAGCGCTCATGGGCGACGGCGACGTGGGCGAGGTGCTCGCGGCCACGCTCGCGGCGCACGATTTGTTGGCGGAGGTGAAGCTCAACGTGGTCGTCCAGCGAGGCCACAACGACGACGAGCTCGGCGACTTCCTCGCGTGGTCTCGGAAGACCGGCGTCGAGGTCCGGTTCATCGAGCTCATGAACACGGGGAGCGCCGCCGAGTACACGCGGTCGGTGTTCATGACCGGGCAGGCCATCGCCGACGCCCTCGCCGCCCACGGGGGCGCGACGCCGGTGCCGCGTCGCGAGGCGAGCGCGCCGGCCGCGCGGTTTCGCGCCGACGACGGCCTCGAGTTCGGGATCATCGCCTCGGACACGCAGCCATTCTGTGCAGACTGCAACCGAATGCGCCTGAGCGCCGAGGGGCGCCTTCTAGGGTGCCTCTACGAGTCCGGTGGGATCGATCTCCGCGGGGCGCTCGCCGGCGGCGACGCAGCGGAGCTAGGCGCGCGGCTCGACCGCGGCTTCTCCGGCAAGCGCAGCCATCACCCCGACGTCGACGTCGACCGAGTGCCGTTCAGCATGGCGCAAACGGGCGGCTAG
- a CDS encoding TIGR04053 family radical SAM/SPASM domain-containing protein, which yields MLPAARPAHTDALRSQPTPFDERPMLAIWELTQACELACVHCRASAVKHRDPLELTTVEGKKLLDDVAAMGTPLFVFTGGDPASRPDLVELVRHGAQAGLIVAVTPSGTALFQRPLLEELKAAGMARLAVSVDGPDAATHDGFRRVAGSFEHSIRILEDARDLGVERQINLTLAPHNVDRLGEMAALAERLGVTLLSVFVVVPTGRADAALMLPADRLERAFEELADLSEGASFDVKTTAAPHFRRVLLERRARLSAVGVSHDVDAEGNVLGPRGINDGTGFVFVSHRGDIFPSGFLPVRAGNVRKDAIADVYRTSPIFQQLRDTSQLTGKCGVCPFKRVCGGSRARAWAVEHDLSASDPACAYVPRGWSGGA from the coding sequence ATGCTCCCCGCCGCGCGCCCCGCACACACTGACGCTCTCCGCAGCCAGCCAACGCCTTTCGACGAGCGCCCCATGCTCGCGATCTGGGAGCTGACGCAGGCGTGCGAGCTCGCGTGTGTGCACTGCCGCGCCTCGGCCGTGAAGCACCGCGATCCGCTCGAGCTCACGACGGTCGAGGGCAAGAAGCTCCTCGACGACGTCGCGGCCATGGGGACGCCGCTCTTCGTGTTCACGGGCGGCGATCCAGCGAGCCGCCCCGACCTGGTCGAGCTCGTCCGCCACGGGGCGCAAGCGGGCCTCATCGTGGCGGTCACCCCGTCGGGGACCGCGCTCTTCCAGCGCCCGCTCCTCGAGGAGCTCAAGGCCGCCGGCATGGCGCGGCTCGCGGTCTCGGTGGACGGCCCGGACGCCGCGACGCACGACGGCTTCCGTCGGGTCGCGGGCAGCTTCGAGCACTCGATCCGCATCCTCGAGGACGCGCGAGATCTCGGCGTCGAGCGCCAGATCAACCTGACCCTCGCGCCGCACAACGTCGATCGGCTCGGCGAGATGGCCGCCCTCGCGGAGCGCCTGGGCGTCACGCTGCTCAGCGTGTTCGTCGTGGTCCCTACGGGCCGCGCCGACGCCGCGCTCATGCTCCCCGCCGACCGGCTCGAGCGCGCCTTCGAGGAGCTCGCCGACCTCTCCGAGGGCGCGAGCTTCGACGTGAAGACCACGGCGGCGCCTCACTTTCGTCGCGTGCTCCTCGAGCGGCGCGCGCGGCTCTCCGCGGTGGGCGTGTCTCACGACGTCGACGCCGAGGGGAACGTGCTCGGGCCGCGCGGCATCAACGACGGCACCGGCTTCGTCTTCGTGTCGCACCGAGGCGACATCTTTCCGAGCGGCTTCCTGCCCGTGCGTGCCGGCAACGTCCGGAAGGACGCGATCGCCGACGTGTACCGAACGAGCCCCATCTTCCAACAGCTTCGCGACACGAGCCAGCTCACCGGCAAATGCGGGGTGTGCCCGTTCAAGCGCGTCTGCGGCGGGTCGCGCGCGCGCGCCTGGGCGGTGGAGCATGATCTCTCGGCCTCCGACCCTGCGTGCGCCTATGTGCCGCGCGGCTGGTCCGGAGGCGCCTGA